DNA from Macadamia integrifolia cultivar HAES 741 chromosome 12, SCU_Mint_v3, whole genome shotgun sequence:
CATTACTGATGCATTCTGCTTTTCTTTATTGTAGACCTATGAGCGGTCATGCATTGAGAAATGGCTTGAAGCGGGGCATCTCTCGTGTCCAAAGACACAACAGAACCTTTCCAATACTGCCTTGACACCCAACTATGTCTTGCGTAGCCTCATAGCTCAGTGGTGCGAGGCTAATGGGATAGAACCACCCAAACGACCTGGCAATTCACGCCCCAGTAAGATGACCTCTGTCTGCTCACCTGCTGAATGTGCCAAGATTGACAATCTTCTTCGCAAATTGACTTCTGGAAACCTTGAGGACCAGCGATCAGCTGCCGGTGAGCTGCGACTTCTTGCCAAGCGCAATGCTGACAACCGTGTGTGCATTGCTGAGGCTGGTGCCATTCCCCTCCTTGTTGGGCTCCTCTCCACTTCTGACCCACGCACCCAGGAGCATGCTGTCACTGCCCTTCTGAACCTTTCCATTTGTGAGGATAACAAAGGACGCATTGTATTCTATGGGGCTGTCCCCGCTATTGTACATGTGCTCCGGAAAGGGAGCATGGAGGCACGAGAAAATGCAGCAGCCACACTATTCAGCCTTTCTGTGGTGGATGAAAACAAGGTGACAATTGGTTCATCAGGGGCAATACCAGCACTTGTGACACTGCTTAACGAAGGTAGCCAACGGGGAAAGAAAGATGCAGCAACAGCCCTCTTCAACCTATGCATATACCAAGGGAACAAGGGAAGGGCAGTGCGGGCTGGAGTAGTGCCCACACTGATGAGACTGTTAACCGAAGCTGGAGGTGGAATGATAGATGAAGCATTGGCCATACTCGCTATATTGTCAAGCCACCCTGAGGGGAAGGTCGCAATAGGAGCCGCAGAAGCTGTGCCTGTCTTGGTTGAGGTGATAGGgagtgggtccccgaggaacaGGGAGAACGCAGCTGCAGTACTAGTGCACTTGTGCTCAGGGGACCAACAGTATCTAGCAAAAGCTCAGGAGCTTGGTGTGATGGATCCCTTAATAGATTTGGCACAGAATGGAACAGACAGAGGCAAGCGAAAGGCTACACAATTGCTTGAGCGTATGAGCAGATTTGTTGATCAGCAGGAGACTCGGACACAAGCAGAGGCCCAATCTCAGCTGCAAGCTGAGGCCCAAGCTCAGGTTCTGAACCAACAAGCGCAGCTGCCACCTACAGTAAGTGGTGTTGATAGATGAGTATGTAGTTTCTAGTCTTCATTTTGGCTTGGTTTCTCTGTAATGGGAAACGAAAGGAAGCTGTTGCTTTGTCCAGGGGGGAAAGCCGGAAAGGTGGAAGATCACCTGTCCAGCCActgagttatttttttttttttgggtgtgtggTCGTGGAATTGGGTATTACACATTCGAGAGGAAAATTTAAGAGCCATCCAAAGAAGACAAGAGACAGGAATGCTATTTGGCATGTGACACGTTCTGATGTAGTTTGATGGCTGAAATGCAGTTGGCATAAATGTGTAACCTATTGATGTAAAATGTACTACAGTCAAcacaaattatttttttgtaagaGAACTTTTGATCCACAAAGAACTGTGTATTTTGCCAAAATCTGTGTTCGTAAAAATTTATTGCTAGAACAAAGTGGTGAAGGAGGAGAGCAGCCTGGAATCACTGTCCGTCAAAATATTTCTAAAGCCCTTCAAGGTTAGTGTTAATTGCAGACATTTTGTAGCAGAACAGAGGCTTCAGCTACAGATACCATAGTAGTTCCAAGTCACGACTTCTAAGTGTTGGATGGACAGGTATGGTCTGAATGCACTTTCACCAAATCGTGGAGCCAAATCTTCCATATATTAACAGTCACTTTTCATCTATATTCTCAATTATTCATttgttttcaataatttttttctaatagaTTTTTCAAGCTTTATTTTTCCCTGCAAAAAAATTCCTTCACTAAAAGACATGTGACCGGCAATTTTTTTGCTTCCACTTGATCTACTATATGCGAGATATCAGAAGACCAGAGCCTGAGAGAATATTTGAATGGCTGTGGGTTGACGCTACCAAGAGGCCCGGCCTCCAAACCCGCGGCCAGTGTATCATGGGCTTCTGGCCAGGCCGTAAGCTTTTGAAAGTAGGGTGTATCATTCCGTTTGAGTTGGGACATATAGGGCTGTATGTCTCTAGATACCTCAAGCAATAGGTTATCTCCTCAACAGAAGTCCAAGGGTCATGGATTGGTTGGTGGAATGGGCTTGAACGACCCTATATATTAATTCTACTACTCCTAAAGCAAAATTGGTTCCTTTTTTTCGGTTGTTCTCCATAAAATTATTGAATTTTCTCATAACTTAGTTTTCATTGTAGTTCTTACTTGTTTATATTTATCATGGATGACTCAATCAtagacattcaagatgaggtctCTTGATGTATGATATTTACTGATGATATCGTTTTGGTGAATGAGACAAAAGTCAGAAATAGCTCCAATACTGTGGAGATAAgtcttggaatcaaaaggtttgaagataagtagaactAAGATAAAACATATGGTCCATAACTTTAGCCATACTATGATGGAAAATGAGGTGGTGAATATTGGTGAGAGCAAGGGTGATTTCTCAAAGTGAGTATTGTGGATACCTAGGATAAATCAGAAGTAAAGAAAGTGACCTAGTGGGTGATGTTGCTTAGAGGATTAAAATAGGGTTGATGAAAATGAGTCCGGAGTGCTGTGCACTCATTGTATTCTTTTAAAGCGTAAGGGAAAAATCTATAGTACTATCATTCACTCATCTATGATGTATGGCACAAAATGTTAGATATTTAAAAAGTATCATATAAATAAACTGTGTGATAGAGATAAGAATGTTTAAATGAATGTGTTGGAAAACTAGagaggataaaataaggaatcgCCATATTAGAG
Protein-coding regions in this window:
- the LOC122058207 gene encoding U-box domain-containing protein 13-like encodes the protein MEEEKGVVIQKLIDIVNEISSISDYRCAIRKQFSNLARRLKLLLPMLEELRDSKDPIPGDNLIPLTFLKDALESTKELLRSGSQGSKIYLVLEREQIMNQFQEVTALLEQALSRISYDKLEISDEVREQVELVLAQFRRAKGRVDAPDVELYEDLLSVYIKTNDAEVDPAVLRRLAEKLQLMGIHDLKQESLALHEVVVSNAGDPGESIEKMSNLLRKIKDFVLTENPDTGSPESEKCPIGNTQPLADVNPKSLVLPDDFRCPISLELMKDPVIVSTGQTYERSCIEKWLEAGHLSCPKTQQNLSNTALTPNYVLRSLIAQWCEANGIEPPKRPGNSRPSKMTSVCSPAECAKIDNLLRKLTSGNLEDQRSAAGELRLLAKRNADNRVCIAEAGAIPLLVGLLSTSDPRTQEHAVTALLNLSICEDNKGRIVFYGAVPAIVHVLRKGSMEARENAAATLFSLSVVDENKVTIGSSGAIPALVTLLNEGSQRGKKDAATALFNLCIYQGNKGRAVRAGVVPTLMRLLTEAGGGMIDEALAILAILSSHPEGKVAIGAAEAVPVLVEVIGSGSPRNRENAAAVLVHLCSGDQQYLAKAQELGVMDPLIDLAQNGTDRGKRKATQLLERMSRFVDQQETRTQAEAQSQLQAEAQAQVLNQQAQLPPTVSGVDR